In the genome of Massilia sp. PAMC28688, one region contains:
- a CDS encoding MFS transporter has translation MIKPDADPAPAAPDAPGTPLPAAALRFIVSRGLSSLGTTLTTFGLNVWVFRETGSYAWFAWLAILAGLPSLLFAPFAGVLADRWNKKSLLLSSDVVSMLAISLALLCLAAGKLNLAVVALVTLVLALASELRWSALSAAIALVVPRAHLGRMNSLQQSFRGISVMLGPVLGAGGLDYFGLGALLALDMLSYLIGIVGLLGVTIARAPAGAAPAYTSFWHELSFGFGWVFARAGLRRLLLFFMAINIGVAVFSVTFAPYVLSFASSYVLGASLGLQGAGAVAAGMLLARWRMPVSDQNAIVWGALSFGLCMVGWGLWRAPWMLGGAACAFGVLTTIIMAASQTVWQMHVPPAIQGKVFAVRTVLSFGLAPLAILGSVPLAGTVFGALLERCGMLAALWGQGPGAAIGLMVSALGIGVSLCALALLAAGGLRLGAGSGTDAPPSPAPEPQPASRLAPK, from the coding sequence ATGATCAAGCCAGACGCCGACCCGGCGCCAGCGGCGCCAGACGCCCCCGGCACGCCACTGCCGGCGGCCGCGCTGCGCTTCATCGTCAGTCGCGGGCTCAGCAGCCTGGGCACCACGCTGACCACGTTCGGCCTGAACGTTTGGGTGTTCCGCGAGACCGGGTCGTACGCGTGGTTCGCCTGGCTGGCCATCCTGGCGGGATTGCCCAGTTTGCTGTTCGCGCCCTTTGCCGGTGTGCTGGCGGACCGCTGGAATAAAAAGTCATTGCTGCTGTCGAGCGACGTGGTCTCCATGCTGGCCATTTCGCTGGCCTTGCTGTGCCTGGCCGCCGGCAAGCTCAACCTGGCGGTGGTGGCGCTGGTCACACTGGTGCTTGCCCTGGCGTCGGAGCTGCGCTGGTCGGCCCTGAGCGCGGCGATCGCGCTGGTGGTGCCGCGCGCCCATCTGGGCCGCATGAATAGCCTGCAGCAATCGTTCCGCGGCATCAGCGTCATGCTGGGGCCCGTGTTGGGCGCCGGGGGCCTGGATTACTTCGGGCTGGGCGCGCTGCTGGCGCTCGACATGCTCAGCTACCTGATCGGCATTGTCGGGCTGTTGGGCGTGACCATCGCGCGCGCCCCGGCCGGTGCCGCGCCGGCCTACACCAGCTTCTGGCATGAACTGAGCTTCGGCTTTGGCTGGGTGTTCGCGCGCGCCGGTTTGCGCCGCCTGCTGCTGTTCTTCATGGCGATCAATATCGGAGTGGCCGTGTTCAGCGTAACGTTCGCCCCGTATGTCCTGTCGTTCGCCTCGAGCTACGTGCTCGGCGCCAGCCTGGGCCTGCAAGGCGCCGGCGCAGTGGCCGCGGGCATGCTGCTGGCGCGCTGGCGCATGCCCGTCAGCGACCAGAACGCGATCGTCTGGGGCGCGCTGAGCTTCGGCCTGTGCATGGTGGGCTGGGGCCTGTGGCGCGCGCCGTGGATGCTGGGCGGCGCTGCCTGCGCTTTCGGCGTGCTCACCACGATCATCATGGCGGCGAGCCAGACCGTGTGGCAAATGCACGTGCCGCCAGCTATCCAAGGCAAGGTGTTTGCGGTGCGCACCGTGCTTTCGTTCGGCCTGGCCCCCCTAGCCATCCTGGGTTCCGTGCCGCTCGCCGGCACCGTGTTTGGCGCCCTGCTGGAGCGCTGCGGCATGCTGGCAGCGCTGTGGGGGCAGGGACCCGGTGCGGCAATCGGCCTGATGGTATCGGCGCTGGGCATTGGAGTGAGCCTGTGCGCCCTGGCGTTGCTGGCGGCCGGCGGCCTGCGGCTGGGGGCCGGCAGCGGGACCGATGCCCCGCCGTCCCCCGCACCCGAACCGCAGCCGGCCAGCCGGCTGGCACCCAAGTGA
- a CDS encoding lantibiotic dehydratase translates to MRNVLNLPQAGAGPAPHLSAPSAHGWSFWRVLECRSAGFPAAAVLGFADPDCAAAADALVRARSDALDAWNGVRAGVKARIKAMLDDVRHDPPASARHRQLQQEILALRADAKAIDRRQFSAAFCARTPLQTVQALRAAEASRQLAAARYDASVAAAHKRSRDCASAFARTPRFAEAVTWQNPLAAHSAVALLATPSGDGAGAARLRRSEQLVAMYAQRYCTKNDTIGFFGPVGWATLGDGPEPIRYHCEAHLLARRSVYFEDWAIQALAARLSARPALRQWCTPRRMPYLRLEGVTLHLPTGAATRLSDEQAAVLGACDGQLTAAAIAAALTANPFLDFNSADEVYAIMEELAASQRLAWGFAVCASDAWPERHLRTQLQAITDDAQRLPAVAALDALEAARAALAAAAGDARAVASSSAQLGAVFEQVCGLPSNRRAGETYGARTLAYEDCQRAMSVQLGTQLSAPLQAALDPVLASARWFCYQLALGFGLAFEAIFERLARADGALNFTAFWADAQGLFFGAAAFDASAIQAQLWERWEAILAAPAVRPCVQHDSAAVMAAIGAAFDVPHCGWRAACHQSPDVMIAAADVDAVARGEYLFVLGELHLGLNTLMNHSAVNQFDEPWRLLAMLAADRGAPRIMPCLSRAGTQQPIRVQTVLEPGVDIELCFSHDARPLDPASALDIGQLVVQREQGGAALVVQTRDGARSFALLDVFGELLSGFAADKFALLAHAPYRPRIAIDRLVVQRQAWRFSCAELPFVACTDSAAAFLEARSWRLERQLPRWVFVKTPWEQKPFYLDFDSPLYVWLLARQIRNAQDGGVDCATLIGMSEMLPAHSQAWLSDAEGHTYTSELRIVAIHADDANAFTHQAGRP, encoded by the coding sequence ATGAGGAATGTGCTGAACCTGCCGCAAGCGGGCGCCGGGCCCGCGCCCCACCTGAGCGCGCCGAGCGCGCACGGCTGGTCGTTCTGGCGCGTGCTGGAATGCCGCTCGGCCGGCTTCCCCGCAGCAGCCGTGCTGGGCTTTGCCGACCCCGACTGCGCCGCTGCCGCCGATGCCCTGGTCCGCGCCCGGAGCGACGCGCTCGATGCCTGGAACGGGGTGCGCGCCGGCGTCAAGGCGCGGATCAAGGCGATGCTGGACGACGTGCGCCATGACCCGCCCGCCAGTGCCCGCCACCGCCAACTGCAACAAGAGATTCTGGCATTGCGCGCCGACGCCAAGGCTATCGACCGGCGCCAGTTCAGCGCGGCGTTTTGTGCGCGCACGCCACTGCAGACCGTGCAGGCGCTGCGCGCTGCCGAAGCGAGCCGGCAGCTGGCTGCCGCGCGCTACGACGCCAGCGTGGCCGCCGCCCACAAGCGCAGCCGCGACTGTGCCAGCGCGTTTGCCCGCACGCCGCGCTTTGCCGAGGCGGTGACATGGCAAAATCCGCTGGCGGCCCACAGCGCCGTTGCGCTGCTGGCCACGCCGTCGGGCGACGGCGCCGGGGCTGCCCGGCTGCGCCGCAGCGAGCAGCTGGTCGCCATGTATGCGCAGCGCTACTGCACCAAGAACGACACCATTGGCTTTTTCGGCCCGGTAGGCTGGGCCACTCTTGGCGACGGGCCGGAGCCGATCCGCTATCACTGCGAAGCGCACTTGCTGGCGCGCCGCAGCGTGTATTTCGAGGACTGGGCGATCCAGGCCCTGGCCGCGCGCTTGTCGGCCCGGCCCGCTCTGCGCCAGTGGTGCACGCCGCGGCGCATGCCGTATCTGCGCCTCGAAGGGGTGACCTTGCATTTGCCAACCGGCGCCGCCACGCGCCTGAGCGACGAACAAGCGGCCGTGCTGGGCGCTTGCGACGGCCAGCTCACGGCCGCCGCGATCGCCGCTGCGCTCACGGCCAATCCCTTCCTCGACTTCAACAGCGCGGACGAGGTGTATGCCATCATGGAGGAACTGGCAGCAAGCCAGCGCCTGGCCTGGGGCTTTGCGGTATGCGCCAGCGACGCCTGGCCGGAACGCCATCTGCGCACCCAACTGCAGGCGATCACCGACGACGCGCAGCGCCTGCCGGCGGTGGCCGCGCTCGACGCGCTGGAAGCGGCGCGCGCCGCTCTGGCCGCCGCGGCCGGTGACGCCCGCGCCGTGGCCAGCTCATCCGCGCAGCTGGGGGCCGTATTCGAGCAGGTCTGCGGCCTGCCTTCGAACCGCCGCGCCGGCGAAACCTACGGTGCGCGTACGCTCGCATACGAAGACTGCCAGCGCGCTATGAGCGTGCAGCTGGGCACGCAGCTGAGCGCACCTCTGCAGGCCGCGCTCGACCCGGTGCTGGCCAGCGCGCGTTGGTTCTGCTACCAGCTGGCGCTCGGCTTCGGGCTGGCTTTCGAGGCGATCTTCGAGCGCCTGGCGCGCGCCGACGGCGCACTCAACTTCACCGCTTTCTGGGCCGACGCCCAGGGGCTGTTCTTCGGCGCCGCGGCGTTCGATGCCAGTGCCATCCAGGCCCAGCTGTGGGAGCGCTGGGAAGCCATTTTGGCCGCGCCGGCGGTGCGCCCATGTGTGCAGCACGACAGCGCCGCCGTCATGGCCGCCATCGGGGCCGCTTTCGACGTGCCGCACTGCGGCTGGCGCGCCGCTTGCCACCAAAGCCCGGACGTGATGATTGCCGCTGCCGACGTGGACGCTGTCGCGCGCGGCGAGTACCTCTTCGTGCTTGGCGAACTGCACTTGGGCCTGAACACGCTGATGAACCATTCTGCCGTCAACCAGTTCGACGAGCCCTGGCGCCTGCTGGCGATGCTGGCCGCCGATCGCGGCGCCCCACGCATCATGCCGTGCCTGTCGCGCGCCGGCACGCAGCAGCCGATCCGGGTGCAGACCGTACTCGAACCAGGGGTTGACATTGAGCTGTGTTTTTCGCACGACGCGCGCCCGCTCGATCCGGCCAGCGCGCTCGATATCGGCCAGCTGGTAGTGCAGCGGGAGCAGGGCGGCGCCGCTTTGGTGGTGCAAACGCGTGATGGCGCGCGCAGTTTCGCGCTGCTGGACGTATTCGGCGAGCTGCTGTCCGGTTTCGCCGCCGACAAATTCGCGCTCCTGGCCCACGCGCCGTACCGCCCGCGCATCGCCATCGACCGCCTGGTGGTGCAACGTCAGGCCTGGCGCTTCAGCTGCGCCGAGCTGCCCTTCGTGGCATGCACCGACAGCGCTGCCGCGTTTCTGGAGGCGCGCAGCTGGCGCTTGGAGCGCCAGCTGCCGCGCTGGGTGTTCGTCAAGACGCCATGGGAGCAAAAGCCCTTCTATCTCGATTTCGACAGCCCCCTGTACGTGTGGCTCCTGGCGCGCCAGATCCGCAACGCCCAGGATGGCGGCGTGGACTGCGCCACCCTGATCGGCATGAGCGAAATGCTGCCGGCTCACAGCCAAGCCTGGCTGAGCGACGCCGAAGGCCATACCTACACCAGCGAGTTGCGAATCGTGGCGATCCATGCCGACGATGCGAACGCGTTCACCCATCAGGCAGGAAGGCCATGA
- a CDS encoding non-ribosomal peptide synthetase, translating to MNITIPQMVERAAHATPHACAVAVASDGPTLSYAELNGRANQLAAHLRAAGIGRGALVAIHLERSPDLIVAVVGVLKSGAAFVPLATDQPAERLRGFMLDTATPLLITSSALAPLPATAAATLDIVRDWPAIAQHGDGDVAVLGQDQDVAFCIYTSGSTGVPKGVLIPHANIANLQKAQAEWFQVGPADRVLQFASFGFDAFVFDLVMAVGAGAALVLRPPELDQRLADAMAAAGVTIATLPPAWLAHADLTRVASLRCVITAGEACQASHLRRLPPGCAFFNAYGPTETTIWAASCQVDPAAGPDSEVPLGRAVAGASLYLLDEDGRPVAPGAAGQIHIAGAGLARGYLNRPELTAAAFIPDPFGAPGSRLYRTGDQGRMLADGQIAFLGRIDHQIKLRGLRVELGEIESTLLRVDGVRATVVVVRADAAGEARLVAYLVAGAAANALANPAANGAAGGGGLARHGALRQQLLRTLPDYMVPTAWVWVDALPLTPNGKVDRNALPVPDTSRDSLGSAYAAPRSATERLLLTLWSEVLKFPQLGIHDGLRSLGGSSMQAVSLGFRVNRALGGGRRLPAPVGNCTIAEYGALLDAALAANAGAQVSAGALPAHRDGASYAQQQVCFLEQLGEGWRAYRCHARFRLLGTLDVGHLEGALNALVARHEILRTGFELAEGRLRRRVVPEVRVTLPYLDLAAHGPAERARALDAVMADHLAHRFDVRTPPLVRWHLVKLAAHEHQLIQSEHHNVHDGQSFRILLSDLAELYSSLRQGRTSRLPQIEAHYSDFCAEEAIWMASADFSAQMDSWAERLGGFDEQLRLFQDRKSGSAQRFVGAQLRVAASVGLFDQINRSAAAHGVSRYVFMLAAFAVLCARHGRQQQFLIGSALANRADARFQWTTGMFVSMVPIPFSIDAHQPFAELLQAVARDTDFALAHSAVPLGEIVKRLGWSQRLQGDAPFNVGFSFHDSLDAAPQFDGLQVELEEALANGSSKFDLSVVGILGNSSAAQPLELVFEYNTDMFERAAVEDLAQHYLVLLDAASEAPQRALWQLPLLGQAQLAALRALGTGAARPLRQLGVHQLFEAQVGRDGAAVALEFGAARLSYAELDARANQLAHQLRALGVGPDVLVAICAERSLEMVIGLLGILKAGGAYVPLDPDHPPRRLAYMLEDCAAPVLLTQQHLLKRLPASAAHTLCLDSQWDSIATHPRSSAGLDVLPQQLAYCIYTSGSTGQPKGALNTHQGVVNRLDWMQHQYGLNGSDAVMQKTPFSFDVSVWEFFWTLASGARLVIAQPDGHKDPAYLASLIAQCDITTVHFVPSMLPAFLDFTDASRCASLRRVFCSGEALPYAVQQRFTALLPCQLHNLYGPTEAAVDVTYVDCTAARPDRRVPIGQPLANTCIHLLDAQLQPVPVGVAGELFIGGIQLARGYLRRPDLTAEKFIPDPFGAPGSRMYRSGDLARYLPDGHIEFLSRLDHQVKIRGLRMELGEIEAALLGCAGVGAAGVMAEPDGAGALRLVAYVAGPEPGALNGATLQAQLLASLPDYMVPALYVALEALPLNASGKLDRQALSAAPSAPSTPPAAAPIANRGQAAHPPTLQATLEILHSVMPGTALAPQDDLFAKGLHSIAMMRFVAQCRERMGVTLKVRDVYKMSTAHAIAEAIQAARAVAP from the coding sequence ATGAACATCACCATTCCCCAGATGGTCGAGCGCGCCGCGCATGCCACACCGCACGCCTGCGCCGTGGCCGTCGCCTCGGACGGCCCCACGCTTTCGTACGCTGAACTGAACGGACGCGCCAATCAGCTCGCGGCTCATCTGCGCGCCGCCGGCATCGGCCGCGGCGCCTTGGTGGCCATCCACCTGGAGCGCTCGCCAGATCTGATCGTGGCGGTGGTGGGCGTGCTCAAAAGCGGCGCCGCTTTCGTGCCGCTGGCCACCGACCAGCCGGCTGAGCGGCTGCGCGGTTTCATGCTCGACACGGCGACGCCCCTGTTGATCACCAGCAGTGCTCTGGCGCCGTTGCCCGCCACGGCCGCCGCCACGCTCGACATCGTGCGCGACTGGCCTGCCATCGCCCAACACGGCGATGGCGACGTCGCCGTGTTGGGCCAGGACCAGGACGTGGCCTTCTGCATCTATACCTCCGGCTCGACGGGCGTGCCGAAAGGTGTGCTGATTCCGCACGCAAACATTGCTAACTTGCAGAAGGCGCAGGCGGAATGGTTCCAGGTCGGGCCTGCCGACCGGGTGCTGCAGTTTGCCTCGTTTGGCTTCGATGCGTTCGTGTTCGACCTGGTGATGGCCGTCGGCGCCGGCGCCGCACTGGTGCTGCGCCCACCCGAGCTGGACCAGCGCCTGGCCGACGCCATGGCCGCCGCCGGCGTGACGATCGCGACCTTGCCGCCCGCCTGGCTGGCGCACGCCGACCTCACCCGCGTGGCCAGCCTGCGCTGCGTGATCACGGCAGGCGAAGCGTGCCAGGCCAGCCATCTGCGCCGCCTGCCGCCGGGGTGCGCCTTTTTCAATGCCTATGGTCCCACCGAAACGACTATCTGGGCCGCCAGTTGCCAGGTCGACCCGGCCGCCGGTCCCGATAGCGAAGTGCCGCTAGGCCGCGCCGTCGCCGGCGCCAGCCTGTACCTGCTCGACGAAGACGGCCGCCCGGTCGCGCCCGGCGCGGCGGGCCAGATCCATATCGCTGGCGCCGGACTGGCGCGCGGCTACCTGAACCGCCCCGAGCTGACGGCGGCAGCGTTCATCCCCGATCCGTTCGGCGCGCCCGGCAGCCGCCTGTACCGCACCGGCGACCAGGGCCGTATGCTCGCGGACGGCCAGATCGCTTTCCTGGGCCGGATCGACCACCAGATCAAGTTGCGCGGCCTGCGCGTGGAGTTGGGCGAAATCGAAAGTACGCTGTTGCGCGTCGATGGTGTGCGCGCGACCGTGGTGGTGGTACGGGCCGACGCCGCCGGCGAGGCGCGCCTGGTGGCGTACCTGGTCGCGGGCGCGGCTGCGAACGCGCTCGCAAACCCAGCTGCCAACGGCGCTGCGGGCGGGGGCGGGTTGGCGCGCCACGGCGCCCTGCGCCAGCAGCTGTTGCGCACGCTCCCCGACTACATGGTGCCGACCGCCTGGGTCTGGGTGGACGCGTTGCCCCTGACCCCAAACGGCAAGGTCGACCGCAATGCGCTGCCAGTTCCGGACACTTCGCGCGACAGCCTGGGCAGCGCATACGCGGCGCCGCGCAGCGCCACCGAGCGCCTGCTGCTGACCCTGTGGAGCGAGGTGCTCAAGTTCCCCCAACTGGGTATCCACGATGGCCTGCGCAGCCTGGGCGGGAGCTCGATGCAGGCGGTCTCGCTGGGCTTTCGCGTGAACCGCGCGCTGGGGGGCGGGCGCCGGCTGCCAGCACCGGTGGGCAACTGCACCATCGCCGAGTATGGCGCGCTGCTCGACGCCGCGCTGGCCGCCAACGCTGGCGCCCAGGTGAGCGCTGGCGCGCTGCCGGCGCACCGCGACGGCGCCTCGTACGCCCAGCAACAGGTGTGCTTCCTGGAGCAGCTGGGCGAGGGCTGGCGCGCCTACCGCTGCCACGCCCGTTTCCGCCTGCTGGGAACACTCGACGTGGGCCACCTGGAAGGCGCCCTGAACGCCCTGGTGGCGCGCCACGAGATCCTGCGCACCGGTTTTGAGCTGGCCGAGGGCCGTCTGCGGCGCCGCGTGGTGCCCGAGGTGCGCGTGACGCTGCCGTATCTGGACTTGGCGGCGCACGGACCGGCCGAGCGTGCGCGTGCACTCGACGCCGTCATGGCCGATCATCTGGCCCATCGCTTCGACGTACGCACGCCGCCGCTGGTGCGCTGGCACCTGGTGAAACTGGCGGCGCATGAACACCAGCTGATCCAGTCCGAACACCACAACGTGCATGACGGGCAGTCGTTCCGCATCTTGCTGTCCGATCTGGCCGAACTGTACAGCAGCTTGCGCCAGGGCCGGACATCGCGACTGCCGCAGATCGAAGCGCACTACAGCGATTTCTGCGCCGAAGAAGCCATCTGGATGGCCTCGGCCGATTTCAGCGCCCAGATGGATTCCTGGGCCGAGCGCCTGGGCGGCTTCGATGAGCAGCTGCGCCTGTTTCAAGACCGAAAGTCCGGCAGCGCGCAACGCTTCGTTGGCGCCCAGCTGCGCGTAGCAGCCTCGGTCGGCCTGTTCGACCAAATCAACCGCAGCGCCGCCGCCCATGGAGTATCGCGCTATGTGTTCATGCTGGCCGCGTTCGCCGTCCTGTGCGCCCGCCATGGCAGGCAGCAGCAGTTCCTGATCGGCAGCGCGCTGGCCAACCGCGCCGACGCGCGCTTCCAATGGACCACGGGGATGTTCGTCAGTATGGTGCCGATTCCGTTTTCGATCGATGCGCACCAGCCGTTTGCCGAGCTGTTGCAGGCGGTGGCGCGCGACACCGACTTTGCGCTGGCCCACAGCGCCGTGCCGCTTGGCGAAATCGTCAAGCGCCTGGGCTGGTCGCAGCGCCTGCAGGGTGACGCCCCGTTCAATGTCGGCTTTTCATTTCACGATTCTCTGGACGCCGCGCCGCAGTTCGACGGCCTGCAGGTGGAGCTGGAAGAAGCACTGGCCAACGGTTCGTCCAAATTTGACCTGAGTGTGGTCGGCATCCTGGGCAACAGCTCCGCTGCCCAGCCGCTGGAACTGGTCTTTGAATACAACACCGACATGTTCGAGCGCGCCGCCGTCGAGGATCTGGCGCAGCACTACCTGGTGCTGCTGGACGCGGCTAGCGAAGCGCCACAGCGTGCCTTGTGGCAGCTGCCCTTGCTGGGACAAGCGCAGCTGGCCGCCCTGCGCGCACTCGGCACCGGCGCCGCGCGCCCGCTGCGCCAGCTGGGCGTGCATCAGCTGTTCGAGGCGCAGGTTGGGCGCGATGGCGCGGCGGTCGCGCTCGAATTCGGCGCGGCCCGCTTGAGCTACGCCGAGCTCGATGCCAGGGCTAACCAGCTGGCCCATCAGCTGCGCGCCTTGGGCGTCGGGCCGGATGTGCTGGTAGCCATTTGCGCCGAGCGCAGCCTGGAGATGGTGATCGGCTTGCTGGGCATTCTCAAAGCCGGCGGCGCCTACGTGCCGCTAGACCCGGACCATCCGCCCCGGCGCCTGGCCTACATGCTGGAAGACTGCGCCGCGCCCGTGCTGCTCACCCAGCAGCATCTGCTCAAGCGACTGCCGGCCAGCGCGGCGCATACCCTGTGTCTAGACAGCCAGTGGGACAGCATCGCCACCCACCCGCGCAGCAGCGCGGGACTGGACGTGCTACCCCAGCAACTGGCCTATTGCATCTACACGTCCGGCTCGACCGGCCAGCCCAAGGGCGCGCTCAACACGCACCAGGGCGTGGTCAACCGTCTGGACTGGATGCAGCACCAGTATGGACTGAACGGCAGCGACGCCGTCATGCAGAAGACCCCGTTTTCCTTCGACGTTTCGGTGTGGGAGTTTTTCTGGACCCTCGCCAGCGGCGCCAGGCTGGTGATCGCCCAGCCCGACGGGCACAAGGATCCGGCCTATCTGGCCAGCCTGATCGCGCAGTGCGACATCACGACGGTTCACTTCGTGCCGTCCATGTTGCCAGCCTTCTTGGATTTCACCGACGCCAGCCGCTGCGCCAGCCTGCGCCGCGTGTTTTGCAGTGGCGAAGCCTTGCCCTACGCCGTGCAGCAGCGCTTTACGGCGCTGCTGCCGTGCCAGCTGCACAACCTGTACGGACCGACCGAAGCGGCGGTCGACGTGACCTATGTCGACTGCACAGCGGCGCGCCCGGACCGCAGGGTGCCGATCGGCCAACCGCTGGCCAATACCTGCATCCATCTGCTGGACGCCCAGCTGCAGCCGGTACCGGTCGGGGTCGCCGGTGAGCTCTTTATCGGCGGCATTCAGCTGGCGCGCGGCTACCTGCGGCGCCCCGACCTTACGGCGGAAAAATTTATCCCCGATCCGTTCGGCGCACCCGGCAGTCGCATGTACCGCAGCGGCGACCTGGCCCGCTATCTGCCCGATGGTCATATCGAATTTCTGTCCCGCCTGGACCACCAGGTCAAGATCCGCGGCCTGCGCATGGAGCTGGGCGAGATCGAAGCGGCGCTGTTAGGCTGCGCCGGGGTAGGCGCGGCCGGGGTCATGGCCGAGCCGGACGGCGCCGGCGCGCTGCGCCTGGTGGCCTACGTGGCCGGACCGGAGCCGGGGGCCTTGAACGGCGCGACCCTGCAGGCGCAATTGCTGGCCAGTTTGCCAGACTATATGGTGCCGGCCCTGTATGTCGCGCTGGAGGCCCTGCCGCTCAACGCCAGCGGCAAGCTCGATCGTCAGGCGCTCTCGGCCGCACCTTCGGCCCCTTCCACGCCCCCCGCCGCAGCGCCCATTGCCAACCGGGGCCAGGCGGCACATCCGCCCACACTACAGGCGACGCTGGAGATCCTGCATAGCGTCATGCCCGGCACCGCGCTGGCGCCGCAGGACGACCTGTTCGCCAAGGGCCTGCATTCGATCGCCATGATGCGCTTCGTGGCCCAGTGCCGCGAACGCATGGGCGTCACCCTCAAGGTGCGTGACGTGTACAAGATGTCGACGGCACACGCCATTGCCGAGGCGATCCAGGCGGCCAGGGCCGTGGCGCCATGA